In Peromyscus maniculatus bairdii isolate BWxNUB_F1_BW_parent chromosome 21, HU_Pman_BW_mat_3.1, whole genome shotgun sequence, one DNA window encodes the following:
- the LOC121826678 gene encoding putative sperm motility kinase W, translated as MGSHMEEDILEKDFRMLISLGCGSFGEVKLACHLPTHTRVAVKVLEKNTNSVADISTEVNILQSLEHRNIVRFFHMIDTLSTTYVIMEYVAGEDLESCLRALGCLQEEEARGIFRQVVSAVHFLHQRHIAHRDIKLENILVDAAGNAKLCDFGLAIEITEGQKLEEPCGSLLYWAPEILARKPYDGLAGDMWSLGILLYVLVTGHFPYMEETLESMHRVIITTMCPIPHHLSKPCHFIIARLLMVTTWYRFTISQLVERPWLGPIQQYVPPATKEILPKVVEAMCTIGYTCEEIVSSLTHRREDNHVMATCNILKHHLSCGDSHLQDQMPWLTRSPAGPVCLPLPLKRASEPAFTTSPQAGKSHSKVEGVEERDKTCRSYTMPHRLSFLETLPSSDNTVPDRDDLVAGVINTAAEDTAVNRNSADPLPGNVSSPESVLDTTPTGSLNLGFSEEDASQEPDIPSDQPQVAQTKSGSRQFRVWKLVRNQISHTLRALCCCCCCLPTPSVETEMAQ; from the exons ATGGGCAGCCACATGGAAGAGGACattcttgaaaaggatttcaggatgcTGATATCTCTAGGCTGTGGTTCCTTCggggaggtgaagctggcctgccaccttcccacacatacacgagtggctgtcaaggtccttgaGAAAAATACCAACAGTGTGGCTGACATCAGTACTGAAGTGAACATCCTTCAGTCTCTGGAACATAGGAACATCGTTCGATTTTTTCACATGATTGACACACTGTCAACCACTTACGTGATTATGGAGTACGTGGCAGGAGAAGATCTGGAGAGCTGCCTCAGGGCACTGGGCTGTCtacaggaggaggaggctagagggattttccggcaggtggtgtcagctgttcacttcctccaccagagacacatcgcacaccgtgatatcaaattagaaaacatcctagtcgatgcagcaggaaatgcaaagctttgtgactttggtttggcaattgaaatcacagaggggcagaaGTTGGAGGAGCCTtgtggctccttgctctattgggctccagagatcttggcaagaaagccctatgatggactggcaggtgatatgtggagcttgggtatCCTCCTATATGTCCTGGTCACAGGGCACTttccatacatggaagaaacccttgaaAGTATGCACAGGGTCATCATCACAACAATGTGTCCCATTCCACACCATCTGTCCAAACCCTGTCACTTCATCATTGCCCGACTACTCATGGTCACCACCTGGTACCGATTCACAATCTCTCAGCTTGTGGAACGACCATGGCTGGGCCCCATTCAACAATATGTTCCCCCTGccaccaaagaaatcctgcccaaGGTCGTGGAGGCTATGTGCACCATTGGCTATACCTGTGAGGAGATTGTGTCATCCCTAACTCACAGGCGAGAAGATAATCATGTAATGGCCACATGCAACATTCTCAAACACCACCTGAGTTGTGGGGACAGCCATCTTCAAGATCAGATGCCCTGGCTAACTCGCAGCCCTGCTGGTCCTGtttgcctccctctccccttgaaGAGAGCCAGTGAACCAGCGTTTACTACCAGTCCACAAGCTGGGAAGAGTCACTCTAAAGTGGAGGGTGTGGAAGAAAGAGACAAAACATGCAGAAGCTACACCATGCCTCACAGACTCTCCTTCCTGGAGACGCTGCCCTCTtcagacaacacagtcccagATAGAGATGATCTTGTGGCTGGCGTCATCAACACTGCTGCAGAGGACACTGCAGTCAACAGGAATTCTGCTGACCCCCTGCCCGGGAATGTCTCCTCCCCTGAATCAGTCTTGGATACAACACCCACAGGAAGtctgaacctgggcttctctgaagaagatgcatcccaggagccagacattcccagtgaccagccccaggTGGCACAAACGAAATCTGGATCCAGGCAATTCAGGGTCTGGAAACTGGTGAGGAATCAAATTTCCCATACACTGAGagcactgtgctgctgctgctgctgccttcccACCCCAAG tgtggaaactgaaatggccCAGTAG